From Arcobacter arenosus, one genomic window encodes:
- a CDS encoding SDR family NAD(P)-dependent oxidoreductase, whose translation METNNRIWIIGGSSGIGLELVKILLNNNHYLIVSSRDTNNNEALQLLQEKFQNNLYLLDLDVSKDNFKNEIQEAWQVYRGLDIWFYNAGTYEVMDINNWNKEHFIKMNETNYLGVVKLMCEIIPYFKNQGFGKWIWNLSLSTYFGLPKGGGYSAPKSALLNLAQSIHPELDSIGVKLKVINHGFVKTRLTSKNNFEMPQLMSASYAAKKISEEIFDDKKFEISFPFKLKMFLKFLSILPYKISLFITRKMI comes from the coding sequence ATGGAAACAAATAATAGAATTTGGATTATTGGTGGAAGTAGCGGTATTGGACTTGAATTAGTGAAAATACTATTAAATAATAATCATTATTTAATAGTAAGCTCCAGAGATACAAATAACAATGAAGCCTTACAACTACTGCAAGAAAAATTTCAAAACAACCTTTATTTATTAGATTTAGATGTTAGTAAAGATAACTTTAAAAATGAGATTCAAGAGGCTTGGCAAGTATACAGAGGTTTAGATATTTGGTTTTACAATGCAGGAACTTATGAAGTTATGGATATAAACAATTGGAATAAAGAGCACTTTATTAAAATGAATGAAACAAATTACTTAGGCGTTGTAAAATTAATGTGTGAGATTATTCCATATTTTAAAAACCAAGGTTTTGGGAAATGGATATGGAATCTAAGTCTCTCTACATATTTTGGCTTACCAAAAGGTGGAGGTTACTCTGCACCTAAATCTGCTTTATTAAACCTTGCTCAATCTATTCATCCGGAGCTTGATTCCATTGGAGTTAAATTAAAAGTTATAAACCATGGTTTTGTAAAAACTAGACTTACTTCAAAAAATAATTTTGAGATGCCTCAACTAATGAGTGCTAGTTATGCAGCAAAAAAAATTAGTGAAGAGATATTTGATGATAAGAAATTCGAAATTTCATTTCCTTTTAAATTAAAAATGTTTTTAAAATTTCTATCTATACTTCCTTACAAAATCTCTTTATTTATTACAAGAAAGATGATTTAA
- a CDS encoding nuclear transport factor 2 family protein, translating into MKIEEYASFFENIKEDTKKQEYEKYFSEEVNFKDPFHQVEGIENIYNIFQNMFQNLDNTKFDVTEIVSNKKIAYLKWDFTFSFKNKKEINRFTGVSRVVFDENNKVLIHEDYWDAAHNIYEKFPILSSLLKFAKSKIQN; encoded by the coding sequence ATGAAAATAGAAGAATATGCTTCTTTTTTTGAAAATATTAAAGAAGATACAAAAAAACAAGAATATGAAAAATATTTTAGTGAAGAGGTGAATTTTAAAGACCCTTTTCATCAAGTAGAGGGTATTGAAAACATCTATAATATTTTTCAAAATATGTTTCAAAACCTTGATAATACAAAGTTTGATGTCACTGAAATAGTTTCAAATAAAAAGATAGCTTATTTAAAATGGGATTTTACCTTTTCATTTAAAAATAAAAAAGAGATAAATAGATTTACAGGAGTTAGTAGAGTAGTTTTCGATGAAAACAACAAAGTTTTAATACATGAAGATTACTGGGATGCAGCACATAATATTTATGAAAAATTCCCTATTCTTTCAAGCTTGCTAAAATTTGCAAAATCAAAAATACAGAACTAA
- a CDS encoding MFS transporter: protein MNYYYPLIAMPLAILGLPLYIYLPTYYAVDLNINITLVGVVLFLARLSDVFSDPLIGFLSDKSQRVLNSKKPIMFIGFLLATFSFYALINPIKEYALYFLIFFSILIYLGFSMIMVPYLTWVSEISDDYNEISSLNSNRELFTIIGLVLALIAPTMIDSQQLSQKLNLLFLLFIFLFTPLFLITLLKMKTKFTNNQTEIKLSILKLLYKEKEDYKYLQIGYFFNSLANAIPATLFILFIQVVIQDKNSNEWILIVYFLAGIIALPFWNKLSKSKGKKQVWVLSILLASISFFFVVFLKQGDILWFALISFVTGLSLGADIAFPTAIQSDIIQNSKYKQLSSTSFGIWTMLTKLALASSVMITFSILGLIGFDENNINQNMILTLSLLYALLPVILKLFSLYFILKFKERRK from the coding sequence ATGAACTATTATTATCCACTAATTGCTATGCCCCTTGCAATACTTGGTTTACCATTATATATCTATCTTCCAACATATTATGCTGTTGATTTAAATATTAATATCACCCTTGTTGGTGTAGTTTTATTTTTAGCAAGATTAAGTGATGTATTTAGTGATCCTTTAATTGGGTTTTTAAGTGATAAATCCCAAAGGGTTTTAAATAGTAAAAAACCTATAATGTTTATAGGCTTTTTATTAGCCACATTTTCATTTTATGCCCTAATAAATCCAATCAAAGAGTATGCTTTATACTTTCTAATATTTTTCTCTATTTTAATCTATTTAGGGTTTAGTATGATTATGGTTCCTTATTTAACATGGGTTTCTGAAATAAGTGATGATTATAATGAAATTAGTTCCTTAAATAGTAATAGAGAACTTTTTACAATAATAGGTTTAGTTTTAGCTTTAATTGCCCCTACAATGATTGATTCCCAACAACTTTCCCAAAAACTAAACCTACTTTTTTTATTATTTATATTTTTATTTACCCCTTTATTTTTAATAACACTTTTAAAAATGAAAACAAAATTTACAAATAATCAAACTGAGATAAAATTAAGTATATTAAAACTACTTTATAAAGAGAAAGAGGATTATAAATATTTACAAATAGGATATTTTTTTAATTCTTTAGCAAATGCAATTCCTGCAACACTATTTATTTTATTTATTCAAGTAGTTATTCAAGACAAAAATTCTAATGAGTGGATTTTAATAGTATATTTTCTTGCAGGAATTATTGCTTTACCCTTTTGGAACAAACTATCAAAAAGCAAAGGTAAAAAACAAGTCTGGGTATTATCAATACTTTTAGCTTCCATAAGCTTTTTCTTTGTAGTTTTTCTAAAACAAGGGGATATCTTATGGTTTGCATTAATCTCATTTGTTACAGGCCTTAGTCTTGGCGCTGATATTGCTTTTCCAACTGCAATTCAAAGTGATATCATACAAAACTCAAAATATAAACAATTATCCTCTACGTCATTTGGAATATGGACGATGTTAACAAAACTTGCCCTTGCTAGTTCTGTTATGATAACTTTCTCAATTTTAGGATTAATTGGTTTTGATGAAAACAACATAAATCAAAATATGATTTTGACACTATCTTTACTTTATGCCCTTTTACCAGTTATTTTAAAACTTTTCTCTTTATATTTTATTCTTAAATTTAAAGAAAGAAGAAAATAA